The Parcubacteria group bacterium genome has a window encoding:
- a CDS encoding NUDIX domain-containing protein, with product MKKIICRDIHGEQSEHMAQDLIFRPSVYAVIICDGKVLLSRQWDGYDFPGGGIKKGERIYEALRREVHEEVGIVIKESTLISCTDDFFVSPRDGRLLHSILMYYACDRYSGDPHIDNLVEDEKNYISGFEWVDIQSLNAVKFYNGVDSIALVQKSVRLLQNNRKNN from the coding sequence ATGAAAAAAATAATTTGTAGAGATATTCATGGCGAACAGAGCGAACATATGGCACAGGATCTTATTTTTCGCCCTTCGGTGTATGCGGTAATCATTTGTGATGGAAAGGTATTATTATCGCGGCAGTGGGATGGATATGATTTTCCTGGCGGAGGTATAAAAAAAGGTGAACGGATTTATGAGGCATTGCGAAGAGAAGTGCATGAAGAAGTTGGCATTGTCATCAAGGAGAGCACGTTGATTTCTTGTACAGATGATTTTTTTGTTTCTCCTAGAGATGGAAGATTATTACATTCTATACTCATGTATTATGCATGTGATCGATATAGTGGAGATCCACATATTGACAATCTTGTAGAAGATGAAAAAAACTATATTAGCGGTTTTGAATGGGTTGATATCCAATCGCTTAATGCAGTCAAATTCTATAATGGCGTGGATAGCATTGCTCTAGTTCAAAAATCTGTAAGATTGTTACAAAACAATCGTAAAAATAATTAA
- a CDS encoding inorganic diphosphatase has product MTEAKDFLNKPVSVTIDRPMGSRHPQHGFVYPLNYGFVPDTMMPDGEEIDAYILGVFEPCEKFDGVVIAYIQRLDDMDDKLIVVPNGVTYNDMQIRALTEFQEQFFRSRIIRA; this is encoded by the coding sequence ATGACTGAGGCGAAAGACTTTCTCAATAAGCCGGTGTCTGTGACAATTGATCGACCAATGGGCTCACGGCATCCACAGCACGGTTTTGTGTATCCACTCAACTATGGCTTTGTGCCGGATACAATGATGCCTGATGGGGAAGAGATTGATGCGTATATACTGGGTGTTTTTGAGCCGTGTGAAAAATTTGACGGTGTAGTGATCGCGTATATCCAACGGCTGGATGATATGGATGATAAGTTGATCGTGGTACCAAATGGGGTAACATATAATGATATGCAGATTCGTGCACTTACAGAATTTCAAGAACAATTTTTTCGCTCACGCATTATACGCGCATAA